The sequence below is a genomic window from Phycisphaerales bacterium AB-hyl4.
TGTCCACTGCGATGCCGATGTCCGGCTGAAGCTCATACGCGGCAGTGCCCGCGCCGCGCAGGCCCACCTCTTCCTGCACGGTGAACACCGCCTGCACTTCGCAGTCGTGATGCTCCAACTGCTCCAGCGCCCGGAGCACGATCCAGCAGGCCACGCGGTTATCCAGACATTGCGACACCGCAGTAGCGCCCACCTCGATCAACGCTGATCGCAGTACGACCATGTCGCCGATCTTCACCTGCTTCCTCACCTCGTCGCCCGGCAAGCCCAGGTCGACGACGAACTCTTCGATGTCGGGCACCTTCTTGCGATCCTCATCGCTGGCGATGTGAATCGGCTTGCCCGCCGGGTTGAGTACGCCGGGCAAGTCCTTCGCCGGATCTTTCAGATCCGGGCAGACCGTGACCAGCCGAGCGAAGAGGTTGCGGGTATCGAACCCGCCCACGGGGTTGAGGCGGATGAACCCGCGCTCGTCGACATACTTCACGAGGAAGCCGATCTGATCCATGTGCGCCGCGAGCATGACCCGCGTCGGCTGCTTCGCCGGCTTGCCCTTGCTCGGCCGAGGCTTGCGGATCGCAATCACCGACCCCAGCGCATCGACCCGCACCTCGTCCACCAGGCTCGCCACGCGCTCGCGCACCAGCTCGCGCATTCGATGTTCACGTCCGGGCACCGCCGCCGCCTCGACCAGTTCTTTGAGTAGTTCCATAACGTCGAAATCTACCTGCCGCGCCTATGATGAGCAATTCCCCCCACCCACCGCAAGGCAGTGCACCTTAAGGTGCACTGCCCCACCCTTGACCTTGACGAAATTCCCATGATCCGGTAACAGTGTGCCATGGAAGCCAAAATTATCACCGACGGCATCACCTTCGACGACGTCCTGCTCATCCCCGCCCGCAGCGACGTGGTTCCCACCCAGACC
It includes:
- a CDS encoding M42 family metallopeptidase codes for the protein MELLKELVEAAAVPGREHRMRELVRERVASLVDEVRVDALGSVIAIRKPRPSKGKPAKQPTRVMLAAHMDQIGFLVKYVDERGFIRLNPVGGFDTRNLFARLVTVCPDLKDPAKDLPGVLNPAGKPIHIASDEDRKKVPDIEEFVVDLGLPGDEVRKQVKIGDMVVLRSALIEVGATAVSQCLDNRVACWIVLRALEQLEHHDCEVQAVFTVQEEVGLRGAGTAAYELQPDIGIAVDTTLCVDTPGVPNEQRVTEQGAGAGLTVMDSASIADVDVLDAFEQVAKKKKIKHQRSILARGGTDAGTMQRAGRGRRTMTLSCPTRYIHTVTEMVHLDDLYACRDLLAGYLEQV